In Papaver somniferum cultivar HN1 chromosome 1, ASM357369v1, whole genome shotgun sequence, a genomic segment contains:
- the LOC113292241 gene encoding probable fatty acyl-CoA reductase 5 isoform X1: MEFNGSIVQSLENKIILVTGATGYLAKLFVEKLLRVQPNVKHLFLLLRAADASSPTQRLNNDVTGKELFRVLREKRGLGFDYFISEKVTPIFGDVSLENLGIEDSDLEKKMHKEIHLVANFAATTNFHERYDVALAVNTMGAKHVLDFAEKCENLEMILHVSTAFVCNAEMPEVILEKPLSQILKESSKFLYVIEEEKKLMQHRLDGLKAEQVSKKQETAAMKELGLERAKFYGWPNTYAFTKALGEMIIGPHLKTNFPVVIVRPTGVTGTYREPFPGWIEGFKALDPMVVGVGRGKLPCFLGDYESLFDIIPGDMVVNAIIVAMVNAKANSHIYSDGDDNLIYHISSSAHREPTRLIKLLEYAYDYFCKNPLMGRDIGEIVKPVFFPTMSSFQEHVHNNYVVTMKEDILLLAKRLAEIYEPYILFKGVQVIFQNA, translated from the exons ATGGAATTCAATGGATCAATTGTTCAGTCTCTTGAGAACAAGATCATCCTTGTCACTGGTGCTACTGGGTATCTAGCAAAAT TGTTTGTGGAGAAATTACTTAGGGTTCAGCCCAATGTGAagcatctttttcttcttttaagaGCTGCTGATGCATCGTCCCCTACTCAGCGTCTCAATAACGAT GtgacagggaaggaattatttaGAGTGTTAAGAGAAAAGCGTGGTCTTGGGTTCGATTATTTTATATCCGAAAAGGTGACACCTATTTTTGGAGATGTCAGCTTAGAAAACTTGGGAATAGAAGACTCTGATTTGGAAAAGAAGATGCATAAAGAAATCCACCTTGTTGCCAATTTTGCTGCAACTACAAATTTCCATGAAAG ATACGATGTGGCGCTGGCTGTGAACACAATGGGAGCTAAGCATGTCTTAGATTTCGCAGAAAAGTGTGAGAACCTGGAGATGATTCTCCATGTATCGACGG CTTTTGTTTGTAACGCTGAGATGCCTGAGGTTATATTAGAGAAACCTCTGAGTCAAATATTGAAAGAATCCTCAAAATTCCTATACGTAATTGAGGAAGAGAAAAAATTGATGCAACACAGATTGGATGGACTTAAAGCTGAACAAGTCTCAAAGAAACAAGAAACTGCTGCAATGAAAGAGCTTGGACTTGAAAG AGCTAAATTCTATGGATGGCCAAACACATATGCGTTTACAAAGGCATTGGGAGAAATGATAATTGGTCCacacttgaaaacaaattttccgGTTGTTATCGTAAGGCCTACAGGTGTAACTGGTACTTACAGAGAGCCATTTCCTGGATGGATAGAAGGCTTCAA GGCACTTGACCCCATGGTGGTTGGTGTTGGAAGAGGAAAGTTACCTTGTTTTCTTGGGGACTATGAGTCACTCTTTGACATC ATCCCAGGAGATATGGTGGTGAATGCTATAATAGTGGCAATGGTGAATGCAAAAGCTAACAGTCATATTTACTCTGATGGTGACGACAATCTTATATACCATATAAGTAGTTCCGCACACAGAGAGCCGACGAGGCTCATTAAGCTGTTAGAATACGCTTACGATTATTTCTGCAAGAATCCGTTGATGGGTAGAGATATTGGTGAAATTGTTAAGCCTGTTTTCTTCCCCACCATGTCTAGCTTCCAAGAGCACGTTCACAACAACTATGTGGTAACTATGAAG GAGGACATACTTCTATTGGCAAAGCGGTTGGCTGAAATTTATGAACCTTATATACTTTTTAAAGGAGTGcaagtaattttccaaaatgCATAA
- the LOC113292241 gene encoding probable fatty acyl-CoA reductase 5 isoform X2: MEFNGSIVQSLENKIILVTGATGYLAKLFVEKLLRVQPNVKHLFLLLRAADASSPTQRLNNDVTGKELFRVLREKRGLGFDYFISEKVTPIFGDVSLENLGIEDSDLEKKMHKEIHLVANFAATTNFHERYDVALAVNTMGAKHVLDFAEKCENLEMILHVSTAFVCNAEMPEVILEKPLSQILKESSKFLYVIEEEKKLMQHRLDGLKAEQVSKKQETAAMKELGLERAKFYGWPNTYAFTKALGEMIIGPHLKTNFPVVIVRPTGVTGTYREPFPGWIEGFKALDPMVVGVGRGKLPCFLGDYESLFDIIPGDMVVNAIIVAMVNAKANSHIYSDGDDNLIYHISSSAHREPTRLIKLLEYAYDYFCKNPLMGRDIGEIVKPVFFPTMSSFQEHVHNNYVVTMKF; this comes from the exons ATGGAATTCAATGGATCAATTGTTCAGTCTCTTGAGAACAAGATCATCCTTGTCACTGGTGCTACTGGGTATCTAGCAAAAT TGTTTGTGGAGAAATTACTTAGGGTTCAGCCCAATGTGAagcatctttttcttcttttaagaGCTGCTGATGCATCGTCCCCTACTCAGCGTCTCAATAACGAT GtgacagggaaggaattatttaGAGTGTTAAGAGAAAAGCGTGGTCTTGGGTTCGATTATTTTATATCCGAAAAGGTGACACCTATTTTTGGAGATGTCAGCTTAGAAAACTTGGGAATAGAAGACTCTGATTTGGAAAAGAAGATGCATAAAGAAATCCACCTTGTTGCCAATTTTGCTGCAACTACAAATTTCCATGAAAG ATACGATGTGGCGCTGGCTGTGAACACAATGGGAGCTAAGCATGTCTTAGATTTCGCAGAAAAGTGTGAGAACCTGGAGATGATTCTCCATGTATCGACGG CTTTTGTTTGTAACGCTGAGATGCCTGAGGTTATATTAGAGAAACCTCTGAGTCAAATATTGAAAGAATCCTCAAAATTCCTATACGTAATTGAGGAAGAGAAAAAATTGATGCAACACAGATTGGATGGACTTAAAGCTGAACAAGTCTCAAAGAAACAAGAAACTGCTGCAATGAAAGAGCTTGGACTTGAAAG AGCTAAATTCTATGGATGGCCAAACACATATGCGTTTACAAAGGCATTGGGAGAAATGATAATTGGTCCacacttgaaaacaaattttccgGTTGTTATCGTAAGGCCTACAGGTGTAACTGGTACTTACAGAGAGCCATTTCCTGGATGGATAGAAGGCTTCAA GGCACTTGACCCCATGGTGGTTGGTGTTGGAAGAGGAAAGTTACCTTGTTTTCTTGGGGACTATGAGTCACTCTTTGACATC ATCCCAGGAGATATGGTGGTGAATGCTATAATAGTGGCAATGGTGAATGCAAAAGCTAACAGTCATATTTACTCTGATGGTGACGACAATCTTATATACCATATAAGTAGTTCCGCACACAGAGAGCCGACGAGGCTCATTAAGCTGTTAGAATACGCTTACGATTATTTCTGCAAGAATCCGTTGATGGGTAGAGATATTGGTGAAATTGTTAAGCCTGTTTTCTTCCCCACCATGTCTAGCTTCCAAGAGCACGTTCACAACAACTATGTGGTAACTATGAAG TTTTAG